The following coding sequences lie in one Kribbella sp. NBC_00709 genomic window:
- a CDS encoding cation:proton antiporter yields MPDVEFTNLFVVASIALLAPLLLGLAPRLRVPAVVLEIVAGIVVGPHGLGLVQVDLPLQIVSLLGLAFLLFLAGLEIDIRQLRGRVLRLAVLGYVVTLALGGVTGAAFSAAGWVHSALLLAVTLSATSLGLVVPVLKDAGQADGRVGQFTIAAASVADFAAVLVLSLVFSTEGGSAGERLIMIGLFALLVAVTGLVVATAGKSQRIGLVLLRLQDTTAEIRVRAAVVLLVAFVALAEQFGLETILGAFLAGAVVGLVDRDATSHPRFRTKVEALGYGFLIPVFFVTSGLRLDLRGLVEDPAALLRVPLFLLALLVVRGVPAYLSVRTLGARSTAAVALLQATSLPFIVTATQIGVLTGLMSPVTAAALVCAGLLSVLLFPAVALVLLKQPAADRSGRAEPRPASR; encoded by the coding sequence ATGCCGGATGTCGAGTTCACCAACCTGTTCGTGGTCGCGTCGATCGCGCTGCTGGCGCCGCTGCTGCTCGGGCTGGCGCCGCGGCTCCGGGTGCCGGCCGTCGTGCTGGAGATCGTGGCCGGCATCGTGGTCGGACCGCACGGACTAGGACTGGTCCAGGTCGACCTACCGCTGCAGATCGTGTCCCTGCTGGGCCTGGCGTTCCTGCTCTTCCTCGCCGGCCTCGAGATCGACATCCGTCAACTCCGCGGCCGGGTTCTGCGGTTGGCAGTCCTCGGGTACGTCGTCACGCTCGCGCTAGGCGGTGTCACCGGTGCGGCGTTCTCGGCGGCCGGTTGGGTCCACAGTGCGCTCCTGCTCGCCGTCACGTTGTCGGCAACGTCGCTGGGCTTGGTGGTTCCCGTCCTCAAGGATGCCGGTCAGGCCGACGGTCGGGTCGGGCAGTTCACCATCGCGGCGGCTTCGGTGGCCGACTTCGCGGCGGTCCTGGTGCTGTCGTTGGTGTTCTCGACCGAGGGCGGCAGCGCTGGCGAGCGGCTGATCATGATCGGTCTGTTCGCGCTGCTCGTGGCAGTCACCGGACTGGTTGTAGCGACCGCAGGTAAGTCCCAGCGGATCGGTCTGGTCCTGCTGCGGTTGCAGGACACCACGGCCGAGATCCGTGTCCGCGCCGCCGTCGTACTGCTCGTGGCGTTCGTGGCGCTGGCCGAACAGTTCGGGCTGGAGACGATCCTCGGGGCGTTCCTGGCCGGGGCGGTCGTCGGTCTGGTCGACCGCGACGCGACCTCGCATCCCCGCTTCCGGACCAAGGTGGAGGCCCTCGGCTACGGCTTCCTGATCCCGGTGTTCTTCGTGACCAGCGGTCTGCGACTGGACCTGCGCGGGTTGGTGGAGGATCCGGCGGCACTGCTGCGGGTTCCACTGTTCCTACTGGCGTTGCTGGTCGTGCGCGGCGTACCGGCGTACCTCTCGGTGCGGACGCTGGGCGCGCGCAGCACGGCCGCGGTCGCGCTGCTGCAGGCGACTTCGTTGCCGTTCATCGTGACCGCGACCCAGATCGGCGTGCTGACCGGGCTGATGAGCCCGGTCACCGCCGCCGCACTGGTCTGTGCCGGACTGCTGTCGGTACTGCTCTTCCCGGCGGTCGCTCTCGTCCTGCTCAAGCAGCCTGCCGCCGACCGATCCGGCCGAGCAGAACCGCGGCCAGCATCGAGATGA
- a CDS encoding alpha/beta fold hydrolase produces the protein MSAPVVLVPGLGLGPESYARTVEHLVTPYHVVTLPGYGEPAGAREDLHPRALAVALAGKIRERSVLVGHSASCQIVVETAVRYADLAHAVVLVAPAGDTRMSSWVDRTVRWLGSAVPDSPKLIRTVTPQYVRTTLPTMARAGEASRHHDLAGVISRVKAPVFIVRGKHDLLSTAEWVERLAELSHGEARTLDTGAHMPVVTNGPELAALIERAAALPETS, from the coding sequence GTGAGCGCACCTGTCGTCCTGGTGCCGGGTCTGGGCCTCGGCCCCGAGTCGTACGCCCGGACCGTCGAGCATCTCGTCACGCCGTACCACGTGGTCACCCTGCCCGGGTACGGCGAACCGGCCGGTGCCCGCGAGGACCTGCACCCACGCGCCCTCGCGGTAGCCCTGGCCGGGAAGATCCGCGAGCGGTCCGTCCTCGTCGGCCACTCGGCGAGCTGCCAGATCGTCGTCGAAACCGCAGTCCGGTACGCCGACCTCGCACACGCCGTCGTACTAGTGGCGCCGGCCGGTGACACGCGGATGTCCAGCTGGGTCGACCGAACGGTCCGCTGGCTCGGATCCGCCGTACCGGACTCGCCCAAGCTGATCCGGACCGTCACCCCGCAGTACGTGCGGACCACGCTGCCGACGATGGCCCGCGCCGGCGAGGCCTCCCGGCACCACGATCTGGCCGGCGTGATCTCCCGGGTCAAGGCACCGGTCTTCATCGTCCGCGGCAAGCACGACCTGCTCTCGACTGCGGAGTGGGTCGAGCGGCTGGCCGAGCTCAGCCACGGCGAGGCCCGGACCCTGGACACCGGCGCCCACATGCCGGTCGTCACCAACGGCCCAGAGCTGGCCGCTCTCATAGAACGAGCAGCCGCCCTACCGGAAACTAGCTGA
- a CDS encoding flavodoxin family protein, with amino-acid sequence MPAYDDLRALYLNCTLKRSPAVSHTEGLIDVGRKIMEKQGVQVDTIRAIDHDIATGVWPDMTEHGWATDDWPAIQEQVMAADILVIAGPIWLGDNSSVTKQVIERLYGNSSILNEHGQYAYYGRVGGCLITGNEDGVKHCAMNVLYSLQHLGYTIPPQADAGWIGEAGPGPSYLDQGSGGPDNDFTNRNTTFMTWNLLHLARMIRDAGGIPAYGNQRSEWDAGCRYDFENPEYR; translated from the coding sequence ATGCCCGCCTACGACGACCTGCGCGCGCTGTACCTGAACTGCACCCTCAAACGTTCGCCCGCGGTCAGCCACACCGAGGGCCTGATCGACGTCGGCCGGAAGATCATGGAGAAGCAGGGCGTCCAGGTCGACACGATCCGCGCGATCGACCACGACATCGCCACCGGCGTGTGGCCCGACATGACCGAGCACGGCTGGGCCACCGACGACTGGCCGGCGATCCAGGAACAGGTGATGGCGGCCGACATCCTGGTCATCGCCGGCCCGATCTGGCTCGGCGACAACAGTTCGGTCACCAAGCAGGTGATCGAGCGCTTGTACGGCAACTCCTCGATCCTCAACGAGCACGGGCAGTACGCGTACTACGGCCGGGTCGGCGGCTGCCTGATCACCGGCAACGAGGACGGGGTCAAGCACTGCGCGATGAACGTCCTGTACTCGCTGCAGCACCTGGGGTACACGATCCCGCCGCAGGCCGATGCCGGCTGGATCGGCGAGGCCGGGCCCGGGCCGTCGTACCTGGACCAGGGATCCGGTGGGCCGGACAACGACTTCACCAACCGGAACACGACGTTCATGACCTGGAACCTGCTGCACCTGGCCAGGATGATCCGGGACGCCGGCGGGATCCCGGCGTACGGCAACCAGCGCTCGGAGTGGGACGCCGGTTGCCGCTACGACTTCGAGAACCCGGAGTACCGCTGA
- a CDS encoding anti-sigma factor family protein: protein MTCAELVELVTAYLDGALDPETEQRFAEHLTVCDGCEIYVEQMRRTIAEVGQVEPQSLSAATRDGLLEAFRTFRRD, encoded by the coding sequence ATGACGTGCGCGGAACTGGTCGAGCTCGTCACCGCGTACCTCGACGGGGCGCTGGATCCGGAGACCGAGCAGCGGTTTGCCGAGCATCTGACGGTGTGCGACGGCTGCGAGATCTACGTCGAGCAGATGCGCCGTACCATCGCCGAGGTCGGCCAGGTGGAACCGCAGAGCCTCTCGGCCGCCACCCGCGACGGCCTCCTCGAGGCCTTCCGCACCTTCCGCCGGGACTGA
- a CDS encoding ATP-binding protein has translation MDPIRNPYAPGAGQRPPELAGRDIEVRQFEVVLERVAAGRPERSLVLSGLRGVGKTVLLNTLRSQAIKRAWGTGKIEARPDQSVRLPIAQALHTAMRELGHRHRDDERVDQFSAVLKAFALRTGAEDRKGIRWHPPVDVAAAKGRADSGDLEMDLIELFTDAADLAGDLSVGVGLFIDEMQDISADDLSALCAACHEISQQSAPLVVVGAGLPHLPAVLSASKSYSERLFRYIRVDRLARDACDRALMVPAESEGVQYDEEALDELYAQTDGYPYFVQAFAHSTWDHAPTSPITIKDVAVAAPEASAELTTGFFGSRYERATPAEREYMRAMAELGIGVDDGSVPTAEVASTLNRKPQSLSPARDGLIKKGLVFSAERGTVAFTVPHFGKFLRTRTA, from the coding sequence ATGGATCCGATCCGGAATCCCTATGCGCCCGGCGCCGGTCAGCGGCCGCCTGAGCTGGCCGGACGCGACATCGAAGTGCGGCAGTTCGAGGTGGTCCTCGAGCGGGTCGCAGCAGGCAGGCCGGAGCGGAGCCTGGTGCTCAGCGGACTCCGGGGTGTGGGCAAGACGGTGCTGCTGAACACGTTGCGTTCGCAGGCGATCAAGCGCGCCTGGGGCACCGGGAAGATCGAGGCGCGACCGGACCAGAGCGTCCGGCTGCCGATCGCGCAGGCATTGCACACCGCGATGCGGGAGCTGGGGCATCGGCATCGCGACGACGAGCGGGTCGACCAGTTCAGCGCCGTACTGAAGGCTTTCGCGCTGCGGACCGGGGCCGAGGACCGGAAGGGGATCCGGTGGCATCCGCCGGTGGATGTGGCCGCGGCGAAGGGGCGGGCCGACTCCGGTGACCTGGAGATGGACCTGATCGAGCTGTTCACCGACGCTGCTGATCTGGCCGGTGACTTGTCGGTGGGCGTCGGACTGTTCATCGACGAGATGCAGGACATCAGTGCGGACGACCTGTCTGCGCTGTGCGCCGCCTGCCACGAGATCTCGCAGCAGAGCGCGCCACTGGTCGTCGTGGGCGCCGGTCTGCCGCATCTGCCCGCCGTACTGTCAGCCAGCAAGTCGTACTCCGAGCGGCTCTTTCGGTATATCCGCGTCGACCGACTGGCTCGTGACGCGTGCGACCGCGCGCTGATGGTGCCGGCGGAGAGCGAAGGAGTGCAGTACGACGAGGAGGCGCTGGACGAGCTGTATGCGCAGACGGACGGCTACCCGTACTTCGTGCAGGCCTTCGCGCACTCCACGTGGGACCACGCGCCTACGTCACCGATCACCATCAAGGACGTCGCTGTCGCAGCTCCGGAGGCGTCCGCCGAACTCACCACCGGCTTCTTCGGCTCCCGCTACGAGCGGGCCACGCCTGCCGAGCGCGAGTACATGCGAGCCATGGCTGAACTAGGCATCGGGGTGGACGACGGCTCCGTCCCCACCGCCGAGGTAGCCAGCACCCTCAACCGCAAACCCCAGTCCTTGTCCCCCGCCCGAGACGGCCTGATCAAGAAAGGCCTCGTCTTCTCCGCCGAACGCGGAACCGTAGCCTTCACCGTCCCCCACTTCGGAAAATTCCTCCGCACCCGCACGGCTTAA
- a CDS encoding purine-cytosine permease family protein, producing the protein MTDTAVRPAGSTEAPLVLTTDAPRTLGFFDQFTLWGNFGISLFGPVTGALVAAYTGSLWQGLLAVVVGCGIGALVLGGAAVFGSHTGAPAMASLRGLFGRRGSIAPTVLNIAQNVGWATMEIIVISQAAVAVTSERWRWVFVVLAGIIATAMAVRPLGSVKILRKFMVWLVLIASVYLFVQVLSKPVHALPQDGVFGFWPAVDLAAAGVVSFAPLAADYTRHSRTNKAAFSGSALGYGLAAIGYYALGVVAVATLQTNSDDVITALVTLPAGAIALFVLLVDEVDEAYANVYSTTMAAHNLIGHIDRRWISVAIGVIATGIALLVDLGNYTQFLYLIGSVFIPLFAVAIADFFVVSKMNWDVSDTARFRWQPTVAWLIGFVAYQLVNPGTVANWSPFWTKLQQWLFNNQPVPTWLGATYTSIVISMLAAVLLGRIGRRQAA; encoded by the coding sequence ATGACCGATACCGCTGTTCGTCCTGCCGGCTCCACTGAGGCGCCGCTCGTTCTCACTACCGATGCGCCGCGGACGCTGGGCTTCTTCGACCAGTTCACGTTGTGGGGCAACTTCGGCATCTCGCTGTTCGGCCCGGTCACCGGTGCGCTGGTGGCGGCGTACACGGGCTCGTTGTGGCAAGGCCTGCTCGCGGTCGTCGTCGGCTGCGGGATCGGGGCGCTCGTGCTGGGCGGTGCGGCCGTGTTCGGGTCGCACACCGGTGCACCGGCGATGGCGAGCCTGCGCGGTCTCTTCGGCCGCCGCGGGTCGATCGCGCCGACCGTACTGAACATCGCGCAGAACGTCGGCTGGGCCACGATGGAGATCATCGTGATCTCGCAGGCCGCGGTCGCGGTGACGAGCGAGCGGTGGCGCTGGGTGTTCGTCGTACTGGCCGGGATCATCGCGACGGCGATGGCGGTCCGGCCGCTGGGCAGCGTGAAGATCCTGCGGAAGTTCATGGTCTGGCTGGTGCTGATCGCGTCGGTCTACCTGTTCGTGCAGGTGCTCAGCAAGCCGGTGCACGCCCTGCCGCAGGACGGTGTGTTCGGCTTCTGGCCGGCCGTCGACCTCGCTGCCGCGGGCGTCGTGTCGTTCGCTCCGCTGGCCGCCGACTACACGCGGCACTCGCGCACTAATAAGGCTGCCTTCAGTGGGTCCGCCCTCGGCTACGGCCTGGCAGCGATCGGGTACTACGCCCTCGGTGTCGTCGCGGTCGCAACGCTGCAGACCAACAGCGACGACGTGATCACCGCACTGGTCACACTGCCCGCCGGTGCGATCGCACTGTTCGTGCTGCTGGTGGACGAGGTCGACGAGGCGTACGCGAACGTCTACTCGACCACGATGGCGGCGCACAACCTGATCGGCCACATCGACCGGCGATGGATCTCGGTCGCGATCGGCGTGATCGCCACCGGTATCGCACTGTTGGTTGACCTGGGCAACTACACGCAGTTCCTGTACCTGATCGGCTCGGTCTTCATCCCGTTGTTCGCGGTCGCGATCGCGGACTTCTTCGTGGTCAGCAAGATGAACTGGGACGTGTCGGACACGGCCCGCTTCCGCTGGCAGCCCACGGTGGCCTGGCTGATCGGATTCGTGGCGTACCAGCTGGTCAATCCCGGCACAGTAGCGAACTGGTCGCCGTTCTGGACCAAGCTCCAGCAGTGGCTCTTCAACAACCAGCCGGTCCCCACCTGGCTCGGCGCGACGTACACGTCGATCGTCATCTCGATGCTGGCCGCGGTTCTGCTCGGCCGGATCGGTCGGCGGCAGGCTGCTTGA
- a CDS encoding MFS transporter — MQELSRRRRLLVLGICCSSLFIVGLDSTIVNLALPAIRSEFGASVAKLQWTIDAYTLVLASLLMVSGSTADRVGRRRTFQAGLVLFGIGSLLCGVAPTIDLLIAFRVLQAVGGSMLNPVAMSIITNTFTSPRERAQAIGVWGGVVGLSMAVGPVVGGALVDAAGWRFIFWINVPVTVAAVLMTAFFVPESRAAVPRRMDPVGQVLVVLLLGGLTYGIIEGRTAGWGSPLIIGCFVVCVVAAVTLVYYERRRDEPLLEPRFFRSAPFSGATLIAVFGFSALSGFLFLNSLYLQSARGFTALHAGLLTLPMAAMTVVFAPISGWLVGHRGPRIPLVVAGVMLTASGLILSRLGTSTSTTQLLIGYLVFGLGFGMLNAPITNAAVSGMPRAQAGVAAAIASTSRQVGASLGVAIAGTVLTARLVGPLETGFVDAARLCWYIIAGCGALVLVLGLITTSRWAQRTAEALVKAG, encoded by the coding sequence GTGCAGGAGTTGAGCCGCCGGCGGCGGTTGCTGGTCCTCGGCATCTGTTGCTCGAGCCTGTTCATCGTGGGGCTCGACTCGACGATCGTGAACCTGGCGCTGCCGGCGATCCGGTCCGAGTTCGGAGCCTCGGTCGCCAAGCTGCAGTGGACGATCGACGCCTACACGCTGGTGCTGGCCAGTCTGCTGATGGTGTCCGGGTCGACGGCGGACCGAGTCGGTCGGCGGCGGACGTTCCAGGCCGGTCTGGTGCTGTTCGGGATCGGGTCGTTGCTGTGCGGAGTCGCGCCGACCATCGACCTGCTGATCGCGTTCCGGGTGCTGCAGGCCGTCGGCGGCTCGATGCTGAACCCGGTCGCGATGTCGATCATCACCAACACGTTCACGAGCCCGCGCGAACGGGCGCAGGCGATCGGTGTCTGGGGCGGTGTGGTCGGGCTGAGCATGGCAGTCGGGCCGGTGGTGGGCGGTGCGCTCGTCGACGCGGCGGGATGGCGCTTCATCTTCTGGATCAACGTTCCGGTGACGGTGGCCGCCGTACTGATGACCGCGTTCTTCGTACCGGAGTCACGGGCGGCGGTGCCGCGGCGGATGGATCCGGTCGGGCAGGTGCTCGTCGTACTGCTGCTCGGTGGGCTGACGTACGGAATCATCGAGGGCCGTACGGCCGGTTGGGGTTCGCCGCTGATCATCGGGTGCTTCGTCGTGTGCGTGGTGGCCGCGGTGACACTGGTGTACTACGAACGCCGGCGGGACGAGCCGTTGCTGGAGCCCCGGTTCTTCCGGAGCGCGCCGTTCTCGGGAGCCACGCTGATCGCAGTGTTCGGCTTCTCGGCGCTGTCGGGGTTCCTGTTCCTCAACTCGCTCTATCTGCAGTCGGCCCGTGGTTTCACCGCACTGCATGCCGGTTTGCTGACGCTGCCGATGGCTGCGATGACTGTGGTGTTCGCACCGATCTCTGGCTGGCTGGTCGGCCACCGTGGACCGCGAATACCTCTGGTGGTCGCTGGAGTCATGCTGACGGCGTCCGGTCTGATCCTGTCTCGGCTGGGCACCTCCACCTCGACGACGCAGTTGCTGATCGGCTATCTGGTCTTCGGGCTCGGCTTCGGCATGCTGAACGCCCCCATCACCAACGCAGCAGTCTCCGGCATGCCACGCGCCCAGGCCGGCGTCGCAGCCGCCATCGCCTCGACCAGCCGACAGGTAGGCGCCTCATTGGGCGTCGCGATCGCCGGCACCGTCCTCACCGCCCGCCTGGTCGGCCCACTCGAAACAGGCTTCGTCGACGCCGCCAGGCTCTGCTGGTACATCATCGCCGGCTGTGGGGCGCTGGTCCTCGTACTCGGCCTGATCACCACGAGCCGCTGGGCACAGCGAACCGCGGAGGCTCTAGTCAAGGCTGGATGA
- a CDS encoding GTP pyrophosphokinase — MQVEWARQAGTLYERVHQQYVGGARKLESLINELIGEEEGINYLTATARAKDPESFLAKASKSHPDDPGRPKYDDPLNQITDLVAARVITFLVEAVDRVCEVIEEEFEIVEHTDMGAHTRAQGVFGYASKHYLVRLNAHRRELPEYAVLKNLVMEIQVRTAVQHAWAEFEHDIRYKLDIPPGRRPEFDRRFLLAAALMELADNEFTEIDRLYRELAATASDKAPLDLTTGTLTTYLTRRYPDAPHAKTTHYAWILGVLHRIGVTTEEELTDLLTGIDSEAVQSAMTHRAPAGTVRRLDDDLLAAKGPDYLDLFPDEERRQKILRGRLKALTRAGIIQP; from the coding sequence ATGCAGGTGGAGTGGGCTCGCCAGGCGGGGACGTTGTACGAGCGGGTGCATCAGCAGTACGTCGGTGGCGCGCGCAAGCTCGAGTCACTGATCAACGAGCTGATCGGTGAAGAAGAAGGCATCAACTACCTGACCGCGACCGCCCGCGCCAAGGACCCGGAGTCCTTCCTCGCGAAGGCGTCGAAATCGCACCCGGACGACCCCGGCAGACCGAAGTACGACGACCCGCTGAACCAGATCACCGACCTGGTGGCGGCCCGGGTGATCACGTTCCTGGTCGAGGCCGTAGACCGGGTGTGCGAGGTGATCGAGGAAGAGTTCGAGATCGTCGAGCACACCGACATGGGCGCGCACACGCGGGCGCAGGGCGTGTTCGGGTACGCGAGCAAGCACTACCTGGTCCGGTTGAACGCGCACCGCCGGGAGCTGCCGGAGTACGCGGTCCTGAAGAACCTGGTGATGGAGATCCAGGTCCGTACGGCGGTACAGCACGCGTGGGCCGAGTTCGAGCACGACATCAGGTACAAGCTGGACATCCCGCCGGGACGCAGGCCGGAGTTCGACCGGCGGTTCCTGCTCGCGGCGGCGTTGATGGAGCTGGCCGACAACGAGTTCACCGAGATCGACCGGCTGTACCGCGAGCTGGCGGCGACCGCGTCGGACAAGGCCCCGCTGGACCTGACGACCGGCACGCTGACGACGTACCTGACCCGGCGGTACCCGGACGCGCCGCACGCCAAGACCACCCACTACGCCTGGATCCTCGGCGTCCTGCACCGGATCGGCGTCACCACCGAGGAGGAGCTCACCGACCTCCTCACCGGCATCGACAGCGAGGCAGTCCAGTCCGCCATGACCCACCGGGCACCAGCCGGCACGGTACGACGCCTGGACGACGACCTCCTCGCCGCCAAGGGACCTGACTACCTGGACCTGTTCCCCGACGAGGAACGCCGCCAAAAGATCCTCCGCGGCCGCCTGAAGGCCCTCACCCGAGCCGGCATCATCCAGCCTTGA
- a CDS encoding RNA polymerase sigma factor, which translates to MWGRGLPTDDILVAGLRAGDEEMFACLLNSWSGSMLRLARSFVSTTASAEEVVQDTWLAVLQGIERFEGRASLRTWVYRILVNIARKRGSREHRVVPWTSLAPDEGPTVDPSRFRGVHDQYPGGWLAFPEHWPTTESEVLAHEVRAVVAAAIDGLPPRQQVVLTLRDIDGQRAEDVCALLDISMANQRVLLHRGRAVVRKHLEQYFTTTGVMS; encoded by the coding sequence TTGTGGGGGCGGGGACTGCCGACGGACGACATCCTCGTCGCCGGGCTGCGAGCCGGGGACGAGGAGATGTTCGCGTGCCTGCTGAACAGCTGGTCCGGCTCGATGCTGCGGCTGGCCAGGTCGTTCGTGTCGACCACGGCCAGCGCCGAGGAAGTCGTCCAGGACACCTGGCTGGCCGTCCTGCAGGGCATCGAGCGGTTCGAGGGCCGGGCGTCGCTGCGGACGTGGGTCTACCGGATCCTGGTCAACATCGCCCGCAAACGCGGTTCGCGCGAACATCGCGTCGTGCCCTGGACCAGCCTCGCTCCGGACGAGGGGCCGACGGTCGACCCGAGCAGGTTCCGCGGCGTTCACGACCAGTACCCGGGCGGCTGGCTCGCGTTCCCGGAGCACTGGCCGACGACCGAGAGCGAGGTTCTCGCGCATGAGGTGCGTGCTGTGGTCGCCGCAGCGATCGACGGCCTGCCGCCCCGGCAGCAGGTGGTCCTGACCTTGCGCGACATCGACGGACAGCGGGCGGAGGACGTGTGCGCGTTGCTCGACATCTCCATGGCCAACCAACGCGTCCTGCTGCACCGCGGCCGCGCCGTCGTCCGCAAGCACCTCGAGCAGTACTTCACGACGACCGGAGTCATGTCATGA
- a CDS encoding DUF3152 domain-containing protein, whose translation MTTRRSGQQADTRQRRSGGRHSRRKSYRGQWFAVTALAVVGTVVVAHPDVAHRASLAAEVVAGASEPTVSVTVPVVTPTPVATPTQKFTTPLRPAPTLTRKPKGAKPNVLVSTGKLAVVPGFDKASGVRDKLTYRVEIEQGVSVNGAAVAAAIHKTLTDPRGWQALHPVSFERTDKVDADLRIILATPALTDKLCLPLDTGGEVSCRVEDRVVLNAKRWMYAIPAYKGNVELYRSYLVNHEVGHALGHGHSTCTKPKTPAPVMMQQTKGLAGCLPNAWPTIKAT comes from the coding sequence ATGACCACCCGGCGGAGCGGCCAGCAGGCGGACACGCGTCAGCGGCGGTCTGGTGGGCGGCACAGTCGGCGGAAGTCTTATCGCGGCCAGTGGTTTGCGGTGACTGCATTGGCTGTGGTGGGGACTGTCGTCGTGGCGCATCCGGATGTGGCGCATCGGGCGAGTTTGGCGGCTGAGGTGGTGGCGGGGGCCAGTGAGCCGACCGTGTCGGTGACGGTTCCGGTGGTGACGCCGACGCCGGTGGCTACGCCGACTCAGAAGTTCACCACTCCGTTGCGGCCGGCGCCGACCCTGACGCGGAAGCCGAAGGGCGCGAAGCCGAATGTGCTGGTCTCGACCGGGAAGCTTGCCGTGGTGCCTGGGTTCGACAAGGCGAGCGGGGTGCGGGACAAGCTGACGTACCGCGTGGAGATCGAGCAGGGGGTGTCCGTCAACGGAGCCGCTGTCGCCGCGGCCATCCACAAGACGTTGACCGATCCGCGTGGGTGGCAGGCGCTGCATCCGGTGAGCTTCGAGCGGACCGACAAGGTCGACGCCGATCTGCGGATCATCCTCGCGACGCCGGCTCTGACCGACAAGCTCTGTCTGCCGCTCGACACCGGCGGTGAGGTGTCCTGCCGCGTCGAGGACCGGGTGGTGCTCAACGCCAAGCGGTGGATGTACGCGATCCCGGCGTACAAGGGGAACGTCGAGCTCTACCGCAGCTACCTGGTCAACCACGAGGTCGGCCACGCGCTCGGGCACGGCCACTCGACCTGTACCAAGCCGAAGACCCCCGCACCGGTGATGATGCAGCAGACCAAGGGCTTGGCCGGCTGTCTGCCCAACGCCTGGCCGACCATCAAGGCCACCTGA